The Streptomyces spinoverrucosus genomic interval CTCCGCCTCCCACTTCGCGGCGATGTCGAAGGTCACGGGCAGCTCGCAGGCGGACCCCGCCGCCCCGATCGTGCCGCCGCCCCCGACGCCCTCGGCCGCCTTCTCCGGCGCCGAAGCGCTCGCGGCCGCCCTGGCGTCGTCCTCCGCCGCTGCCCCGCAGCCGGTCAACAGCCCCGCCACCACTGCCACGTGGACCAGCCCCCGCCACGCGTTCCCCGCCCCGACCTGCACCGCGGTGTCTCCTCTCGGTTGAGGCGGGCACTGTATCCCGGGCGCTCCACCGAGCCGCGCGCAGGTACGGCGCCTCAGCCGGCCAGAGTGACCCGCGCCGCCTGAAGCGCCCGCACGGCGTAGGACCGGCCGAACAGCACGGCGTGCACGAGCAGCGGGAAGAGCTGGTGCAGCGCGACGCGGTCCCGCCAGCCGTCGGCGAGCGGGGCGGCCTCCTGGTAGCCGTCGAGCACGTCGTCGAGGTGGGGGCAGCCGAAGAGACGCAGCATGGCGAGGTCGGTCTCGCGGTGCCCGCCGTGCGCGGCCGGGTCGATGAGCCAGGCGTGCCCGTCGGCGCCCCACAGCACATTGCCGTTCCAGAGGTCGCCGTGCAGCCGGGCGGGCGGCTCGGCGGGCCCCGCCAGTTCCGGCAGCCGCTCGCAGACGCGTTCGAAGACTTCGGCCTCGGCGGCACGCACGGTGCCGTCGTCCACGGCACGCCGCAGATACGGCAGCACGCGGTGCTCGGCGTACCAGGTGGGCCAGTCGGTGCCGGTGACGTTGCGCATGGGGGCGAGCCCGATCGACGCGTCCGTCGGGCCGCCCGGCGGCGGAGCCCCGAACGCCTCCGCCCCGGAGGCGTGCAGCGCGGCCAGGTCCCGCCCGAACCGCACCGCCGCC includes:
- a CDS encoding fructosamine kinase family protein; the encoded protein is MQSSDQGPEAAAARFTGRAVTGVRPVSGTLAEVTLDDGRVVMVKRQDAPGGVRAEAAGLRWLGAAGAVRVPAVHGHDGRWLVTDRVADGRPGGRAAVRFGRDLAALHASGAEAFGAPPPGGPTDASIGLAPMRNVTGTDWPTWYAEHRVLPYLRRAVDDGTVRAAEAEVFERVCERLPELAGPAEPPARLHGDLWNGNVLWGADGHAWLIDPAAHGGHRETDLAMLRLFGCPHLDDVLDGYQEAAPLADGWRDRVALHQLFPLLVHAVLFGRSYAVRALQAARVTLAG